Proteins encoded in a region of the Uloborus diversus isolate 005 chromosome 1, Udiv.v.3.1, whole genome shotgun sequence genome:
- the LOC129217237 gene encoding uncharacterized protein K02A2.6-like → MTERFRFYKRNQLEGENITTYCAELQKLSMNCNFGDNLSTMLRDKLVMGLRNENIQKKLLAQDNLTYAKAKEIAFAMESAQRDVHEIQNKMVSINKLYSSEDKVAKTVSNKLKKPEFQRKAAKSSRKCYRCDSTLHLAHECKHKDTECRICQKKGHLAKVCRSKRNKTEIVKQIESCSDSAPVLNVKSATQARDKIYLEVFIEDQKCDIELDTGAAVTCMNVTDFKKLCPLVVIKPTNMILRNFDNSVIIPAGEAHVKVRYKNQSSNKKIYLVNEKVSAVFGREWLRSFSLDWKEIKTVYAYKSDSRSNKLVELLQKHEKIFTIGIGKLENFSCRLQMKPGVKPVFFKPRPVPFALKERIEAELVRLVSEDIIEPVKYSDWATPIVPVVKQNGKLRICGDYKVTINPGLNIEQYPLPRIEDIFANLAGGETFTKIDLTEAYLQMMVDEKDRHLLTINTHKGLFRYKRMNYGIALAPAVWQRSIEQVLSGIPGVHVFLDDITVTGRNDQEHLSRLEQVLERLSEHGLKVNKSKSEFFKDSVNFCGHKIDKFGLHKTQEKTEAILKAPVPENVSELKSFLGLVNYYGKFIPNLSTCVAPLNKLLKKGTTFCWTTECQNTFLKLKKEISSERVLCHYNPKLPIVLQTDASPVGIGAVLSHITEDGSEKPIMFASRSLTATERNYSQIDKEALSIVWAVKKYYQYLFGRHFHLVTDHKPLVSIFAPNKSLPCLSATRMVHYALLLQAFSYTIRYRNTKDHGNADALSRLPLSTGKVEHITDADAANILQVEVLPITASEIAKATKVDSKLFELYESLRTGTELPLPWKGKESEFSLQQGCIMYGHRVCIPQKYHKAVLEELHVGHPGIVKMKALARSYCYWQGIDSSITSFVQNCAACVSTRNDPSRIKRHPWEWPNGPWQRIHVDFAGPFMGKMFLVVVDAFSKWVEVMPMKNITSNLTIEYLRVIFAHYGLPLTVVSDNGRSFTSYEFRQFLKMNGIKHSPSAPYHPATNGQAEKLVQGFKASLKSSQSEPGDINVKLQRYLMQYRITPHSLTGETPSFLFLKRCIRTRLDILKPNVREHVMQKQSSHCLTEEITREFVEGEKVAVRNYAGPPKWKIGTVINRDGSLNYSVQVGNEIWKRHVDQLRKCGQSLETTGSTLENCVPTISESTEEPEAISDSSGVEKPDLSIPASEASSTPIPVPTPEPSLEVPSPTTVPLRRSTRIRKAPKRLGL, encoded by the coding sequence ATGACGGAACGCTTCAGATTTTACAAGCGTAATCAATTAGAAGGTGAGAATATTACTACATATTGCGCTGAATTACAAAAATTGTcgatgaactgtaattttggcgACAATTTAAGTACAATGCTAAGAGATAAATTAGTCATGGGTTTAAGGAATGAAAACATCCAGAAGAAGTTGTTGGCGCAAGATAATTTGACTTACGCCAAGGCGAAAGAAATTGCTTTCGCTATGGAATCGGCACAACGTGATGtgcatgaaattcaaaataaaatggtaTCTATTAATAAACTGTATAGTTCGGAAGATAAAGTTGCTAAAACTGTttcgaataaattaaaaaaaccagaatttcaaagaaaagcaGCAAAATCATCTCGCAAATGTTATAGGTGTGATAGTACGCTTCATTTAGCCCATGAATGTAAACACAAAGACACGGAATGCCGAATTTGCCAAAAGAAAGGACATTTGGCGAAAGTCTGTcgctcaaaaagaaataaaactgaaattgtgaAACAAATTGAATCGTGTTCTGACAGTGCCCCTGTtcttaatgtaaaatctgctaCGCAAGCAAGagataaaatatatttggaaGTTTTTATTGAAGACCAAAAGTGCGACATTGAATTAGATACTGGAGCCGCAGTCACATGCATGAATGTAACTGACTTTAAGAAACTGTGTCCATTGGTAGTGATTAAACCGACGAATATGATACTCCGTAATTTTGACAACTCTGTGATCATACCCGCTGGAGAAGCACATGTCAAAGTTCGGTATAAGAATCAAAGTAGCAACAAGAAGATTTATTTAGTGAATGAAAAAGTGAGTGCAGTATTTGGAAGAGAATGGTTAAGAAGTTTCTCTCTTGACTGGAAAGAAATTAAGACTGTTTATGCTTACAAATCCGACTCCCGTAGCAATAAACTAGTAGAATTGTTACAAAAACATGAGAAAATATTTACTATAGGGATAGGGAAATTGGAAAACTTTAGCTGTCGTCTACAAATGAAACCTGGTGTCAAgccagtatttttcaagcctcgaCCAGTACCATTTGCTTTAAAGGAACGAATCGAAGCAGAACTCGTTAGATTAGTATCAGAAGATATCATTGAACCAGTTAAATATAGTGATTGGGCAACACCAATAGTACCTGTTGTAAAGCAAAATGGTAAATTGCGAATTTGTGGAGACTATAAAGTTACAATAAATCCTGGACTTAATATTGAGCAATATCCCTTACCTAGAATCGAGGACATTTTTGCGAATTTGGCTGGCGGAGAGACTTTTACTAAAATAGATTTAACCGAggcatatttacaaatgatggttGATGAAAAGGATCGTCATTTACTTACtataaatacacataaaggtttaTTCAGATACAAACGAATGAACTATGGAATCGCCTTAGCCCCTGCTGTTTGGCAACGTAGTATTGAACAAGTGTTATCCGGAATCCCAGGAGTACATGTATTTCTGGATGATATCACCGTAACGGGCCGTAACGATCAAGAACATCTAAGCAGATTAGAACAAGTATTAGAAAGACTTTCTGAACATGGACTTAAAGTTAACAAGAGTAAAagtgaatttttcaaagattccGTAAACTTTTGTGGTCACAAAATCGACAAATTTGGACTGCACAAAACTCAAGAAAAAACTGAAGCAATTTTGAAAGCGCCTGTTCCGGAGAACGTTTCCGAGTTGAAGAGTTTTCTAGGGTTAGTGAATTATTATGGAAAATTCATACCAAATTTATCCACTTGTGTAGCGCCACTAAATAAGCTACTTAAGAAAGGAACGACATTTTGCTGGACCACAGAATGTCAGAAtacttttctgaagctaaaaaaagaaatatcatcAGAAAGAGTATTATGCCATTACAATCCGAAGCTACCCATTGTACTGCAAACAGACGCATCACCAGTGGGAATTGGAGCTGTGTTGAGCCATATTACTGAAGACGGTTCGGAGAAGCCGATTATGTTTGCTTCGAGATCCCTGACAGCAACAGAGCGCAATTATTCTCAAATTGACAAGGAGGCCCTAAGTATTGTTTGGGCAgtaaagaaatattaccagtaccTGTTTGGACGCCATTTTCACTTAGTCACTGATCACAAACCCCTAGTATCAATTTTTGCTCCAAATAAAAGTTTACCATGTCTTTCTGCTACAAGAATGGTTCACTATGCACTGCTTTTACAAGCTTTCAGTTATACTATTAGGTACCGAAACACTAAGGATCACGGAAACGCAGATGCTCTGTCAAGATTGCCATTGTCAACCGGGAAGGTAGAGCATATTACAGATGCAGATGCAGCTAACATTTTACAAGTTGAAGTGCTTCCAATTACGGCAAGTGAAATTGCTAAAGCGACCAAAGTTGACAGCAAACTGTTTGAACTTTATGAAAGTTTACGAACTGGAACTGAGCTGCCTTTACCCTGGAAAGGTAAAGAATCcgaattttctttgcaacaaGGATGCATTATGTATGGTCATCGAGTTTGCATTCCCCAGAAGTACCATAAAGCTGTCTTGGAGGAGCTCCATGTAGGACACCCTGGAATTGTTAAAATGAAAGCCCTCGCAAGAAGTTACTGCTATTGGCAGGGTATAGATTCGAGCATAACTAGTTTTGTCCAAAATTGTGCTGCTTGCGTGTCAACTAGAAATGACCCATCAAGAATCAAGCGACATCCGTGGGAATGGCCGAATGGTCCATGGCAAAGGATTCATGTCGACTTTGCTGGTCCATTTATGGGGAAAATGTTTCTAGTGGTTGTTGATGCATTTTCTAAATGGGTGGAGGTAATGCCAATGAAGAATATTACATCGAACTTAACAATTGAATACTTAAGAGTTATATTTGCCCATTATGGACTTCCATTGACGGTTGTGAGCGATAATGGTCGAAGTTTCACAAGTTACGAATTTCGTCAATTCCTGAAAATGAATGGCATTAAGCATAGTCCTTCTGCTCCTTATCATCCTGCTACGAATGGGCAAGCAGAAAAATTGGTTCAAGgttttaaagcatcattgaaaTCTAGTCAAAGTGAACCTGGAGATATTAATGTGAAACTCCAAAGATATTTGATGCAGTATCGAATAACCCCACACTCATTAACAGGTGAAACTCcaagttttctgtttttgaaacgaTGTATTCGTACCAGGCTCGATATTTTGAAACCTAATGTTAGAGAACATGTGATGCAAAAGCAAAGCTCTCACTGCTTAACAGAAGAAATTACACGTGAGTTTGTCGAAGGGGAGAAGGTAGCCGTGAGGAATTATGCAGGACCGCCTAAATGGAAGATAGGTACTGTGATCAACCGTGATGGATCTTTGAATTATAGCGTACAAGTCGGAAATGAAATATGGAAACGACATGTTGACCAGCTAAGGAAGTGTGGACAATCCTTGGAAACAACTGGATCAACACTTGAAAATTGTGTTCCTACAATTTCAGAAAGTACTGAGGAACCAGAGGCAATATCTGATTCAAGTGGGGTAGAAAAGCCTGATCTTTCTATTCCTGCATCAGAAGCCTCATCAACCCCGATACCTGTGCCTACACCTGAGCCGAGCCTAGAAGTTCCTTCCCCGACTACTGTGCCATTGCGACGCTCGACCAGAATTAGGAAAGCACCTAAGAGACTTGGTTTGTAA